A genome region from Streptomyces antimycoticus includes the following:
- a CDS encoding non-ribosomal peptide synthetase — protein sequence MVEPGARRVLLSPGQVADVRRRIGDFSDRTIAEACAIGLSYWATGLSPDGIDLTPGTLFADVLGWVDNGGAGSAGWEVGADDRSIPVPEGVGPDDARLALDDLTDFPDRPIGTISPSGVAARLEALAGWNDTEADRVRPTIVEMFREQARSRPDAVAIVDEHRSLTYREAAERSSQLAHHLIERGLGPEQVVGISLGRSAEMVIGLLAVLQAGCAFVPLDPQWPAARRAVVIDDARVVAQLGASAEGDPAEPEAVAVDIEDWRFGAHPTEGTGVTVPGNALAYVIFTSGSTGRPKGAMIRHEAISERLLWQGNEILGFGHDDASLFKAPLSFDISINEIFLPLVHGGRLVILRPGGERDPHHLLSVIAEQRVTFTYLVSSMLDVLLEMVGDSGRLDSLRHVWCGGEVLTPELYERFRTRLDIPLYHGYGPAETTIGVSHVIYRGAAERLSTSIGKANPNTQLYVLDNELRPVPVGVGGELYVGGFLLGRGYINAPGLTASRFVANPFAGDGSRLYRTGDLARFAPDGSLDFLGRADNQIKIRGMRLEIEDVEVGLAEHPGVRYTCVVAKKNVAGSTYLVGYVIPAAGSEDLRADEVKEWAAGHMVEYMVPAHIVVMKEFPLTANGKLDRRALPEPAIGTGSIVQPTTENERVLCAAVAKVLRLDEVGVDQDFFQLGGDSLLAISLLSAARDAGLHLTARQIFTNSTVGALAAVASREGASTADDGDVATGAVMGSPIVQWLGETTDAIDGFVQSVVLNTPAELTADALDAILVAVVGRHDMLRARLVRGERWSFDIPVADRATPSWQESDRPVEECVALATGGLDPDRGVMLRAVWRRAARQLVVVVHHVVIDGVSWHVLMDDLATAWRQLSSGAPIELPPVGTSFRRWTQMLGNAAFDADRGYYERPMPGVDGPVGRRALSEADTVARERVRTVSAGPEVTAALLGEIPATFHAGVGDVLLTALAVTLARWRRDLGQDQTFAHIELEGHGREGRFVADAAGFEPELSRTVGWFTTLFPVTVDPGAAADFTAPDYLTAALKAVKEDLARVPSNGVSYGALRYLTRTEFDAPAPQVLFNYLGRFDAGAAGDWQLSGNTGQLGEERDPRMRLPRPLEFNAIAEPASSGAYELITTISWPDGMFTDEDIATIGAYFQETLTALAALDRGGHSPSDFGLVRLTQADIDVLDGPALRDILPLTPLQEGLYFHSVFDDDSAGAYVEQQSLRLDGEVDAGRLAAAATRLLTLYPNLAARFTALADGRVVSVLEDGVRAPFTTLDRPGITDSEIREYAERDRRAGFDLATGPLMRYTLIRAGSGRNVLVQTVHHIIADGWSVPPMLRALLAEYHAPGTVYPLGGFPDYVRWLAERDDDESDRIWRDQLAELPGPSLVAEGHTPSARFADIAVAPGEDIDAAARSAGVPLSVAVHSAWAVTLGGILHGGDVVFGSTVSGRDAQVSGIEDMVGLFINTIPVRARWAGTTTARDLLASVREHQSAVLPHQHVSLARIGRLAGAGCLFDTLVVFDVATDVAALRGPGDELVITDIVNEGAPHYPLTLVVERAPDGRPRFNLIYDGELLREASAQAILRTFTQTLTGLLIRPDALVDDVALEDTRRPAPITPTTLGGLFDAAARRDPAATAVTQCALDGATRSLTYGELSAAKNDLACALRAAGAGPGRRVAVAVPRSVEQVVALVAIVTAGGAYVPLDLAYPDERLEYILADAAPQVVLVDRDQRERFTRLLARAGVAARVLVSGDELPRAGTEAGPDASWHDPAYVIYTSGSTGTPKGVVVPHSSVVTLLANTRPAMDFGPHDVWVQFHSFSFDFAVWELWGALAHGAELLVPEYGLTRSPVDFHRLVRERGVTVLNQTPSAFYQFIEADRHADEPVSALRRIIFGGEPLDLGRLRGWVERHGTGAPELVNMYGITETTVHVTHRVLTDEDFGPGGDVSPIGGPIPGLAVYLLDDRLRPVPPGRVGAIYVAGDQVSLGYLGRPGLTAGRFVANPFAGDGSRMYHTGDLARRTLDGEMEFTGRADDQVQLKGFRIELGEVESAVRALDGVVDAAVTVADSGDHLVAHVVGRVPADVTALLSAKLPVHMVPGRVLPVDALPLTVNGKLDRKALTTRAAQDDTPAAGPSGSGDAVLTALVGIFADTLPESAVDGDTDFFRAGGDSIVAITVINRARALGLSIAPRDVFLFRTPRALAEHLGTSTPQTGPTAPARHADGPLPATPIMLRQRQLGGSLTRFAQARAVVAPDGTGFADAERAANAAVAAHPALRLRLDVAHGVWALRTEPAREVTVVRAETSDATTAANEAAGRLDPESGEVIAFAWLEASRTLVVTVHHLAVDSVSWLILLDDLAAALRGAPLAPPTTSYAEYAEALAARSAHAIEDLGHWLTTLQAPALLPAVERTRETTVVLAPEVSDRVTRTAPTALGVGLTELLCGALRTALTHIQPSPTDLAIELERHGRVPALAHHDYTRTVGWFTSIAPVRLTAHRDPVAAAYEVAERQPDERAHVAYGRLRYLNPQTAPLLTARPQVLFNYLGRGGESQALHLTGGDPGSPYAVEVNAWTDAATGSLHAVFTLAEGIPDEITDHWRSALERIADASATAERTVPVTPLQRGLYFQAQMAGSAGHYVAQSWFTFDRRLDTDALSEAMAYVMARHPVVAAGFATDDDGNPVQVLGAGRRVHVRTVELTSDADVEALRTRDRDTGFDPGEPPLIRMTVVRLPGDRDGLLLSYHLLLWDGWSREIVLRDLFDAYQAVLAGELPDPAPATPSFEDHARALDAKDAAASARFWAEHLAGLPGPTLLAGPAPSLADDLPRALVHTLSAERSELLRAVARAHGVTLNSVLTGAFGLLLGAHTGRDDAVFGVTVSGREGEGLEGIVGVLLNTVPMWTRARPDDTVRGYLSDVQAARVEAMLHEHLGLGEIQRATGHDTLFDNLFVLQNFLDMDAFAEMNARHGITSVTADDSTHYPFTWVVTPGDRLTVKLEYRDEDTANARRLLDDYLRVLDDLVRATGPVGALRGLGPEPVPAERTDIGTDTVVDRFDRAADRDPRRTALVAHGSTMTFAQLRDRSRAVAGVLAGRGIGPETTVGLAIPRSLDSIVALFAVLRVGAAYVPLELDHPDERIAAIVADARPDVILTVSAVSPRLTGDLIELDRPLPGAEPYRTYRPQDPQRLRHPAYTIYTSGSTGKPKGVVTEYAGLTNMLINHQRRIFEPVLADHGHRVFRIAHTVSFAFDMSWEELLWLADGHEVHICDEELRRDAPRLVEYCLEHHIDVINVTPTYAQQLVAEGLLDHPERRPALVLLGGEAVTPALWQRLAETEGTVGYNLYGPTEYTINTLGVGTFECQDPVVGVPIDNTDVYVLDPWLRPLPDGVPGELYVSGIGIARGYLGQPDQTAHRFVACPFGAPGERMYRTGDLVARRPDGNLMYLGRIDQQVKIRGHRVELGEVEAVFAAHPAVRFVAAVAQPDPQVDGAYRLAAYLVLDGSELAEVAAEVGAGLPDFLRPTHYAQVDSIPLTVNGKADTKALPEAKPLGTLTTAGERGPRTEHETVVCEFFAEALDLDDDEVSAVSDFVSLGGHSMLAVRLIGLLRREYGPVITIRDLFTLRTPEAIARHLDDHS from the coding sequence ATGGTGGAACCGGGCGCGCGTCGCGTACTGCTTTCTCCCGGACAGGTTGCCGACGTACGCCGGCGGATCGGTGACTTCTCCGACCGGACCATCGCCGAAGCGTGTGCCATCGGGCTGTCGTACTGGGCGACGGGCCTGAGCCCCGATGGCATCGACCTCACCCCCGGCACCCTGTTCGCCGATGTCCTCGGCTGGGTCGACAACGGCGGGGCGGGGTCCGCCGGTTGGGAGGTCGGCGCGGACGACCGGAGCATCCCCGTCCCGGAAGGCGTCGGGCCGGACGATGCGCGGCTCGCGCTGGACGACCTGACCGATTTCCCGGACCGGCCGATCGGCACCATCTCCCCGTCCGGCGTGGCGGCCAGGCTCGAGGCCCTGGCCGGGTGGAACGACACCGAGGCCGACCGGGTCCGCCCGACCATCGTGGAGATGTTCCGTGAGCAGGCGCGGTCCAGGCCGGACGCCGTCGCCATCGTCGACGAGCACCGGTCGCTGACCTACCGTGAGGCCGCCGAGCGATCGAGCCAGTTGGCCCATCACCTGATCGAGCGCGGACTGGGCCCCGAACAGGTCGTCGGTATCTCACTGGGCCGCTCCGCCGAGATGGTGATCGGGCTGCTCGCCGTACTCCAGGCGGGGTGCGCGTTCGTGCCGCTCGATCCGCAGTGGCCCGCCGCGCGCCGCGCCGTCGTCATCGACGACGCCCGGGTCGTGGCGCAGCTGGGCGCCTCGGCCGAAGGCGACCCGGCCGAACCGGAAGCCGTGGCCGTCGACATCGAGGACTGGCGCTTCGGTGCCCACCCCACCGAGGGCACCGGGGTCACCGTCCCCGGCAATGCGCTGGCATACGTGATCTTCACATCCGGTTCGACCGGGCGGCCCAAGGGCGCGATGATCCGGCACGAGGCGATCAGCGAGCGCCTGCTGTGGCAGGGCAACGAGATCCTGGGCTTCGGCCACGATGACGCGTCGCTGTTCAAGGCGCCGTTGTCCTTCGACATCTCCATCAACGAGATCTTTCTGCCGCTGGTGCACGGCGGCAGGCTGGTCATCCTGAGGCCCGGCGGCGAACGCGACCCGCACCACTTGCTGAGCGTGATCGCCGAGCAGCGGGTCACCTTCACCTACCTGGTCTCGTCCATGCTGGACGTGCTGCTGGAGATGGTGGGCGACTCCGGGCGGCTGGACAGCCTGCGCCATGTGTGGTGCGGCGGCGAGGTGCTGACGCCGGAGCTGTACGAGCGGTTCCGCACCCGGCTCGACATCCCGCTGTACCACGGCTACGGCCCGGCCGAGACCACGATCGGCGTCTCGCACGTCATCTACCGGGGCGCGGCCGAGCGCCTGTCGACATCGATCGGCAAGGCCAACCCGAACACCCAGCTGTATGTGCTGGACAACGAGCTGCGCCCGGTCCCGGTCGGCGTCGGTGGCGAACTGTACGTGGGAGGGTTCCTCCTGGGCCGTGGGTACATCAACGCGCCCGGCCTGACGGCGTCCCGCTTCGTGGCGAACCCCTTCGCCGGGGACGGGTCCCGGCTGTACCGGACCGGAGACCTCGCGCGGTTCGCCCCGGATGGCTCGCTGGACTTCCTGGGCCGGGCCGACAACCAGATCAAGATCCGCGGTATGCGGCTGGAGATCGAGGATGTCGAGGTCGGTCTCGCGGAGCACCCCGGGGTGCGGTACACCTGCGTCGTCGCCAAGAAGAACGTGGCAGGCAGCACCTACCTGGTGGGGTATGTGATCCCGGCCGCCGGGAGCGAGGACCTGCGCGCGGACGAGGTCAAGGAGTGGGCCGCCGGGCACATGGTGGAGTACATGGTGCCCGCCCATATCGTCGTGATGAAGGAGTTCCCGCTCACCGCGAACGGCAAGCTCGACCGCCGTGCGCTGCCGGAACCCGCGATCGGGACGGGCTCGATCGTCCAGCCCACCACCGAGAACGAGCGCGTGCTGTGCGCGGCGGTCGCGAAGGTGCTGCGGCTGGACGAGGTCGGCGTCGACCAGGACTTCTTCCAGCTCGGCGGAGACAGTCTGCTGGCGATCTCGCTGCTGAGCGCGGCGCGCGACGCGGGTCTCCACCTCACCGCACGGCAGATCTTCACCAACAGCACGGTGGGGGCGCTGGCGGCGGTGGCGAGCCGGGAGGGTGCCTCCACCGCGGACGACGGCGATGTGGCGACCGGTGCCGTCATGGGATCGCCCATCGTGCAGTGGCTCGGCGAGACCACCGACGCGATCGACGGCTTCGTACAGTCGGTCGTGCTGAACACCCCGGCGGAGCTGACCGCCGACGCCCTCGACGCGATCCTCGTCGCCGTGGTCGGGCGGCACGACATGCTGCGCGCCAGGCTGGTGCGCGGCGAGCGCTGGAGCTTCGACATCCCGGTGGCGGACCGGGCCACGCCGTCGTGGCAGGAGAGCGACCGGCCGGTCGAGGAGTGCGTCGCGCTCGCCACCGGCGGGCTGGACCCGGACCGGGGCGTGATGCTGCGTGCCGTCTGGCGACGCGCGGCACGGCAACTGGTCGTGGTCGTCCACCATGTGGTGATCGACGGCGTGTCCTGGCATGTCCTGATGGACGACCTGGCCACGGCATGGCGGCAGCTCTCCTCGGGCGCGCCGATCGAACTGCCCCCGGTGGGCACGTCGTTCCGGCGCTGGACGCAGATGCTGGGGAATGCCGCCTTCGACGCGGACCGTGGCTACTACGAGCGTCCCATGCCGGGAGTGGACGGCCCCGTGGGCAGGCGTGCGCTGTCCGAAGCGGACACCGTGGCGCGGGAGCGGGTGCGGACCGTCTCGGCCGGCCCCGAGGTCACCGCCGCGCTGCTGGGCGAGATCCCCGCGACGTTCCACGCGGGCGTGGGCGATGTGCTGCTGACCGCGCTCGCCGTCACCCTCGCCCGATGGCGCCGCGACCTCGGACAGGATCAGACGTTCGCGCATATCGAACTCGAAGGCCACGGCCGCGAGGGACGTTTCGTGGCGGACGCCGCCGGCTTCGAGCCGGAGCTGTCGCGGACCGTGGGCTGGTTCACCACCCTGTTCCCGGTGACCGTGGACCCCGGAGCGGCGGCCGATTTCACCGCCCCCGACTACCTGACCGCCGCGCTCAAGGCGGTCAAGGAAGACCTCGCCCGGGTGCCGTCCAACGGCGTTTCCTACGGCGCCCTGCGGTATCTGACCCGCACCGAGTTCGACGCCCCGGCACCGCAGGTGCTCTTCAACTACCTGGGCCGCTTCGATGCGGGCGCGGCCGGAGACTGGCAACTCAGTGGTAACACGGGCCAGTTGGGGGAGGAGCGCGACCCCAGGATGCGTCTGCCGCGCCCCCTGGAGTTCAACGCGATCGCCGAACCCGCGTCGAGCGGCGCGTACGAGCTGATCACCACCATCTCCTGGCCCGACGGGATGTTCACCGACGAGGACATCGCGACCATCGGCGCATACTTCCAGGAGACCCTGACCGCGCTGGCCGCGCTCGACCGGGGCGGCCACTCGCCCAGCGACTTCGGCCTGGTGCGGCTCACCCAGGCCGACATCGACGTCCTGGACGGCCCGGCGCTGCGGGACATCCTGCCGCTGACCCCGCTGCAGGAGGGCCTGTACTTCCATTCGGTCTTCGACGACGACTCGGCGGGCGCCTACGTCGAGCAGCAGTCGCTCAGGCTGGACGGCGAGGTGGACGCCGGCCGGCTCGCGGCGGCGGCCACCCGGTTGCTCACGCTGTACCCGAACCTGGCGGCGCGGTTCACGGCCCTCGCCGACGGCCGTGTGGTCTCCGTGCTGGAGGACGGGGTGCGGGCGCCGTTCACCACGCTCGACCGCCCCGGGATCACCGACTCCGAGATCCGCGAGTACGCCGAGCGGGACCGCCGCGCCGGGTTCGACCTGGCCACCGGCCCGCTGATGCGGTACACACTCATCCGCGCGGGCTCCGGCCGGAACGTCCTGGTGCAGACCGTGCACCACATCATCGCCGACGGCTGGTCGGTGCCACCGATGCTCCGCGCGCTGCTGGCCGAATACCACGCGCCGGGGACCGTGTACCCGCTCGGTGGCTTCCCCGACTACGTACGGTGGCTCGCGGAGCGCGACGACGACGAGAGCGACCGGATATGGCGCGATCAGCTCGCCGAGCTGCCCGGGCCCTCGCTGGTCGCCGAGGGACACACCCCGTCCGCCCGGTTCGCCGACATCGCCGTGGCACCGGGGGAGGACATCGACGCGGCCGCCCGGTCGGCCGGTGTGCCGCTGAGCGTGGCCGTGCACAGCGCCTGGGCGGTCACGCTCGGCGGCATCCTGCACGGCGGTGATGTGGTGTTCGGATCCACGGTGTCCGGGCGCGACGCGCAGGTGTCCGGCATCGAGGACATGGTGGGTCTGTTCATCAACACGATCCCCGTGCGCGCCCGGTGGGCCGGAACGACCACGGCCCGCGACCTGCTCGCCTCGGTGCGGGAACACCAGAGCGCGGTGCTGCCGCACCAGCATGTCTCGCTGGCGAGGATCGGCCGCCTGGCCGGCGCCGGCTGCCTGTTCGACACCCTGGTGGTGTTCGATGTCGCGACCGATGTGGCCGCCCTGCGGGGACCGGGCGACGAGCTGGTCATCACCGACATCGTGAACGAGGGCGCACCGCACTACCCGTTGACGCTGGTGGTGGAGCGCGCTCCCGACGGCCGTCCCCGCTTCAACCTGATCTACGACGGCGAGCTGCTGCGAGAGGCGAGTGCCCAGGCGATCCTGCGCACATTCACCCAGACCCTCACCGGCCTGCTCATCCGCCCGGACGCCCTGGTCGACGACGTGGCGCTCGAAGACACCAGGCGTCCCGCGCCGATCACTCCGACGACCCTGGGCGGACTGTTCGACGCCGCCGCGCGCCGTGACCCGGCGGCCACCGCCGTCACCCAGTGCGCTCTCGACGGTGCGACCCGGTCACTGACCTACGGCGAACTGTCGGCCGCGAAGAACGATCTGGCCTGCGCCCTGCGCGCGGCCGGGGCCGGGCCGGGCAGGCGCGTCGCCGTCGCCGTCCCGCGCTCCGTGGAGCAGGTCGTCGCCCTGGTCGCGATCGTCACCGCGGGCGGCGCGTATGTACCGCTGGACCTGGCCTACCCGGACGAACGGCTGGAGTACATCCTCGCCGACGCCGCTCCGCAGGTCGTTCTCGTGGACCGTGACCAGCGCGAGCGCTTCACCCGGCTGCTGGCCCGGGCGGGCGTGGCGGCCCGTGTGCTCGTATCCGGAGACGAGCTGCCGCGGGCCGGTACGGAGGCGGGGCCGGATGCGAGCTGGCACGACCCCGCCTACGTCATCTACACCTCTGGATCGACCGGCACACCCAAGGGCGTTGTCGTTCCGCACTCCAGCGTGGTGACACTGCTCGCGAACACCCGGCCCGCCATGGACTTCGGTCCGCACGACGTATGGGTCCAATTCCACTCCTTCTCCTTCGACTTCGCGGTCTGGGAGCTGTGGGGCGCGCTGGCGCACGGCGCCGAGTTGCTGGTGCCGGAGTACGGGCTGACCCGCTCGCCGGTCGACTTCCACCGGCTGGTGCGCGAGCGCGGAGTGACCGTGCTCAACCAGACCCCGTCGGCGTTCTACCAGTTCATCGAGGCCGATCGGCATGCGGACGAGCCGGTCAGCGCGCTGCGCCGGATCATCTTCGGCGGCGAGCCGCTGGATCTCGGGCGGCTGCGCGGCTGGGTCGAGCGGCATGGCACCGGTGCGCCCGAGCTGGTCAACATGTACGGCATCACCGAGACCACCGTCCATGTCACCCACCGGGTGCTGACCGACGAGGACTTCGGCCCCGGTGGCGACGTCAGCCCGATCGGCGGTCCGATCCCGGGCCTGGCCGTCTATCTGCTCGACGACCGGCTCCGACCCGTGCCGCCGGGCCGGGTGGGCGCCATCTACGTCGCCGGCGACCAGGTGTCCCTCGGCTATCTGGGCAGGCCGGGGCTGACCGCGGGCCGTTTCGTGGCGAACCCGTTCGCGGGCGACGGCTCCCGCATGTACCACACGGGCGACCTCGCGCGCCGCACGCTCGACGGTGAGATGGAGTTCACCGGCCGCGCCGACGACCAGGTGCAGCTCAAGGGCTTCCGTATCGAACTCGGCGAGGTGGAGTCCGCCGTCAGGGCACTCGATGGTGTGGTCGACGCGGCCGTCACCGTGGCGGACAGCGGCGATCACCTGGTCGCCCATGTCGTGGGCCGGGTGCCCGCCGATGTCACCGCCCTGCTGTCGGCGAAGCTGCCCGTACATATGGTGCCGGGCCGGGTGCTGCCCGTCGACGCCCTGCCGCTGACGGTCAACGGCAAACTGGACCGGAAGGCCCTGACCACACGCGCCGCACAGGACGACACTCCGGCGGCCGGCCCCTCGGGCAGCGGGGACGCCGTGCTCACCGCACTGGTCGGCATCTTCGCCGACACTCTGCCCGAATCCGCCGTGGACGGCGACACCGACTTCTTCCGGGCCGGGGGCGACAGCATCGTCGCCATCACCGTCATCAACCGGGCCAGGGCGCTCGGCCTCTCGATCGCGCCGCGGGACGTGTTCCTGTTCAGGACACCGCGCGCACTCGCCGAGCACCTGGGAACGAGCACACCGCAGACCGGGCCGACGGCGCCCGCCCGCCACGCGGACGGCCCGCTGCCGGCGACGCCGATCATGCTGCGCCAGCGCCAACTGGGCGGCTCGCTCACCCGGTTCGCCCAGGCCAGAGCGGTGGTTGCCCCCGACGGCACCGGGTTCGCCGACGCCGAGCGCGCCGCGAACGCCGCCGTGGCCGCGCACCCGGCCCTCCGGCTGCGGCTGGACGTCGCACACGGGGTGTGGGCCCTGCGCACCGAACCCGCCCGCGAGGTCACTGTCGTACGGGCCGAGACGTCCGACGCGACGACCGCGGCGAACGAGGCCGCCGGACGGCTCGACCCCGAGTCCGGGGAGGTCATCGCGTTCGCGTGGCTGGAGGCGAGCCGGACCCTGGTGGTCACCGTGCACCACCTCGCCGTCGACTCGGTGTCCTGGCTGATCCTGCTGGACGACTTGGCCGCCGCCCTGCGCGGGGCGCCCCTGGCGCCGCCGACCACGTCCTACGCCGAGTACGCGGAGGCGCTGGCGGCCCGGTCCGCCCATGCGATCGAGGACCTCGGGCACTGGCTCACCACGCTCCAGGCGCCCGCGCTCCTGCCCGCGGTCGAGCGAACGCGCGAGACCACGGTCGTGCTCGCGCCCGAAGTGAGCGACCGCGTGACGCGTACCGCCCCCACCGCACTCGGCGTCGGTCTCACCGAGCTGCTGTGCGGCGCGCTGCGCACCGCGCTGACCCACATCCAGCCATCGCCCACCGACCTCGCGATCGAACTGGAGCGCCACGGCCGGGTCCCGGCGCTGGCGCACCACGACTACACCCGCACGGTCGGCTGGTTCACCTCCATCGCGCCCGTGCGGCTCACGGCGCACCGCGACCCCGTCGCCGCGGCGTACGAGGTCGCCGAACGCCAGCCGGACGAGCGCGCACACGTCGCCTACGGCCGGCTCAGGTACCTCAACCCGCAGACGGCCCCGCTGCTCACCGCCCGCCCGCAGGTGCTGTTCAACTACCTCGGCCGGGGAGGCGAGTCCCAGGCCCTGCACCTCACCGGCGGCGATCCGGGCAGCCCGTACGCCGTCGAGGTGAACGCCTGGACCGACGCGGCCACCGGCAGCCTGCACGCCGTCTTCACCCTCGCCGAAGGCATCCCGGACGAGATCACCGACCACTGGCGGAGCGCACTGGAACGCATCGCGGACGCCTCCGCGACGGCCGAGCGCACGGTACCGGTCACCCCACTCCAGCGGGGCCTCTACTTCCAGGCTCAGATGGCGGGTTCGGCGGGACACTACGTCGCGCAGAGCTGGTTCACCTTCGACCGGCGCCTGGACACCGACGCACTGTCCGAGGCGATGGCGTATGTAATGGCGCGGCACCCGGTCGTGGCCGCCGGCTTCGCCACCGACGACGACGGCAACCCGGTCCAGGTCCTGGGGGCGGGCCGGCGCGTCCACGTCCGTACGGTCGAGCTCACGAGCGACGCGGACGTCGAGGCGCTGCGCACCCGGGACCGCGATACGGGATTCGACCCGGGCGAGCCCCCGCTGATCCGGATGACCGTGGTGCGGCTGCCCGGCGACCGCGACGGGCTGCTGCTCAGCTACCACCTGCTGCTGTGGGACGGCTGGTCCCGCGAGATCGTGCTGCGGGACCTGTTCGACGCCTACCAGGCCGTCCTCGCGGGCGAGTTGCCCGATCCGGCCCCGGCCACGCCGAGCTTCGAGGACCACGCCCGGGCGCTCGACGCCAAGGACGCCGCCGCGTCGGCACGCTTTTGGGCCGAGCACCTGGCCGGTCTCCCCGGCCCGACGCTGCTCGCCGGACCGGCGCCGTCCCTTGCCGACGACCTGCCGCGCGCGCTCGTGCACACGCTGTCCGCCGAGCGGTCGGAGCTGCTGCGGGCGGTGGCCAGGGCGCACGGCGTCACCCTGAACTCGGTGCTGACGGGCGCGTTCGGCCTGCTGCTCGGCGCCCACACGGGGCGCGACGACGCCGTGTTCGGTGTGACCGTCTCCGGCCGGGAGGGTGAGGGGCTGGAGGGCATCGTCGGCGTGCTGCTCAACACCGTCCCCATGTGGACCCGGGCCCGGCCGGACGACACCGTCCGCGGATATCTGTCGGACGTGCAGGCGGCCAGGGTCGAGGCGATGCTCCACGAGCATCTGGGGCTCGGCGAGATCCAGCGGGCCACCGGGCACGACACCCTGTTCGACAACCTCTTCGTGCTCCAGAACTTCCTGGACATGGACGCGTTCGCCGAGATGAACGCCAGGCATGGCATCACCTCGGTGACGGCCGACGACTCCACCCACTACCCGTTCACCTGGGTCGTCACCCCCGGCGACCGGCTCACGGTCAAGCTGGAGTACCGCGACGAGGACACCGCGAACGCCCGGCGGCTCCTCGACGACTATCTGCGGGTGCTCGACGACCTGGTCCGAGCCACCGGACCGGTCGGCGCGCTGCGGGGACTGGGGCCGGAGCCCGTGCCCGCCGAACGCACCGACATCGGCACGGACACGGTGGTCGACCGGTTCGACCGGGCGGCGGACCGCGACCCGCGGCGGACCGCGCTCGTCGCCCACGGCTCGACCATGACCTTCGCCCAGCTGCGGGACCGCAGCCGCGCGGTGGCCGGTGTGCTCGCCGGGCGCGGCATCGGCCCCGAGACGACCGTGGGCCTCGCGATCCCGCGCTCCCTGGATTCGATCGTGGCGCTGTTCGCCGTGCTGCGCGTCGGCGCCGCGTATGTGCCACTGGAGCTGGACCACCCGGACGAGCGGATCGCCGCGATCGTCGCGGACGCCCGCCCCGATGTGATCCTGACCGTGAGCGCCGTGTCCCCGCGGCTCACCGGCGACCTGATCGAGCTGGACCGCCCGCTGCCCGGCGCCGAGCCGTACCGGACGTATCGGCCTCAGGACCCGCAGCGCCTGCGGCACCCCGCGTATACGATCTACACCTCGGGATCGACCGGGAAGCCCAAGGGCGTGGTGACCGAGTACGCCGGGCTGACCAATATGCTGATCAACCATCAGCGCCGGATCTTCGAGCCGGTGCTGGCGGACCACGGGCACCGGGTCTTCCGGATCGCGCACACCGTGTCGTTCGCGTTCGACATGTCGTGGGAGGAGCTGCTGTGGCTCGCCGACGGCCACGAGGTGCACATCTGCGACGAGGAACTGCGCCGTGACGCGCCCCGGCTGGTCGAGTACTGCCTCGAGCACCACATCGACGTCATCAATGTGACCCCGACCTACGCACAGCAGTTGGTGGCCGAGGGCCTGCTCGACCACCCGGAGCGGCGGCCGGCGCTGGTGCTGCTGGGCGGCGAGGCGGTCACTCCGGCGCTGTGGCAGCGACTCGCGGAGACCGAGGGGACGGTCGGCTACAACCTGTACGGACCCACCGAGTACACCATCAACACCCTCGGCGTCGGCACCTTCGAATGCCAGGACCCGGTGGTGGGCGTGCCGATCGACAACACCGATGTGTATGTGCTGGACCCGTGGCTGCGGCCGCTGCCCGACGGCGTTCCCGGTGAGCTGTACGTATCGGGCATCGGCATCGCCCGCGGCTATCTCGGGCAGCCCGACCAGACCGCGCACCGCTTCGTGGCGTGCCCGTTCGGCGCACCCGGCGAGCGCATGTACCGCACCGGCGACCTGGTGGCCCGCCGGCCGGACGGCAATCTGATGTACCTGGGCCGCATCGACCAGCAGGTCAAGATCCGGGGGCACCGGGTCGAACTGGGCGAGGTCGAGGCGGTGTTCGCGGCGCACCCTGCGGTGCGGTTCGTCGCCGCGGTCGCCCAGCCCGATCCGCAGGTCGACGGCGCCTACCGGCTGGCCGCCTACCTTGTCCTGGACGGGTCCGAGCTGGCGGAGGTCGCCGCCGAAGTGGGCGCCGGGCTGCCGGACTTCCTGCGCCCGACGCACTACGCCCAGGTCGACAGCATCCCGCTGACCGTCAACGGGAAGGCTGACACCAAGGCGCTGCCGGAGGCCAAGCCGCTGGGCACGCTGACCACGGCGGGGGAGCGGGGACCGCGGACCGAGCACGAGACCGTGGTGTGCGAGTTCTTCGCCGAGGCACTGGACCTGGATGACGACGAGGTGAGTGCGGTGAGCGATTTCGTGTCCCTGGGAGGGCACTCCATGCTGGCGGTGCGGCTGATCGGGCTGCTCCGCCGCGAGTACGGCCCTGTGATCACCATCCGTGATCTGTTCACCCTGCGAACCCCGGAAGCGATTGCCCGCCACCTTGATGACCACTCCTGA